In the Natrinema amylolyticum genome, one interval contains:
- a CDS encoding anaerobic ribonucleoside-triphosphate reductase has product MVETGETPAKEGEEEAVEEVEKLNFGQTVYDEDGNQLGRIRGFEQSGFFVTTRDGAEAMSVEHARSGHEFGEAELMWRCMECGEMGEIDDGLPDECPNCNTEREDLMYWTED; this is encoded by the coding sequence ATGGTCGAAACTGGCGAGACACCGGCGAAAGAAGGGGAGGAAGAGGCCGTCGAGGAGGTAGAGAAGCTCAATTTCGGGCAGACGGTCTACGACGAGGACGGCAACCAACTCGGTCGCATTCGGGGCTTCGAACAGAGCGGGTTCTTCGTCACGACCCGCGACGGTGCCGAGGCGATGAGCGTCGAACACGCCCGCTCGGGCCACGAGTTCGGCGAGGCCGAGCTCATGTGGCGCTGCATGGAGTGCGGTGAGATGGGCGAAATCGACGACGGGCTTCCCGACGAGTGTCCGAACTGCAACACCGAACGGGAGGATCTGATGTACTGGACCGAGGACTGA